From the Microbacterium sp. W4I4 genome, one window contains:
- a CDS encoding mechanosensitive ion channel family protein, with translation MDFTWDSWIGTVTLVAIAVVIAAAAVLAVRLLAALVARRVPWVRDLARRVHRALWATALVVAVWIACALTGPGSEAWWPGVSRLFLIVTIAVGAWLLAALVSFGFERMMADDETALVGAEGRRRRTQMLVIHRLVLVIIGVIAVGCALFSFPEMRAVGTSILASAGIVSIVAGLAAQSILGNLIAGIQIAFTDAIRVGDVVVIEGEWGRIGEINLSYVTVNIWDERRLVLPCSYFTTTPIETWTRRSDKIMGIVLMDLDWRVPMDAVRERFQQIIDASPAWDRRSSSVAVTGSEGGFVTVRFVMSAKDSDDQWTIRCEVREKMMTWLQQEHPEALPRTRLTVES, from the coding sequence ATGGACTTCACCTGGGACTCCTGGATCGGAACCGTCACCCTCGTCGCCATCGCGGTGGTGATCGCCGCGGCGGCGGTGCTGGCCGTGCGACTGCTGGCGGCACTGGTCGCACGTCGCGTGCCCTGGGTGCGCGACCTCGCCCGCCGGGTGCACCGAGCGCTCTGGGCCACCGCGCTGGTCGTGGCCGTGTGGATCGCCTGCGCCCTCACCGGCCCGGGCTCGGAAGCCTGGTGGCCGGGCGTCTCCCGACTGTTCCTCATCGTCACGATCGCCGTCGGCGCCTGGCTGCTCGCCGCACTCGTCTCGTTCGGCTTCGAGAGGATGATGGCCGACGACGAGACGGCACTGGTCGGGGCGGAGGGTCGGCGAAGGCGCACGCAGATGCTCGTCATCCACCGCCTGGTGCTGGTGATCATCGGCGTGATCGCGGTCGGCTGCGCGCTGTTCAGCTTCCCCGAGATGCGCGCGGTCGGCACCAGCATCCTCGCCTCCGCCGGGATCGTCAGCATCGTCGCGGGCCTGGCCGCGCAGTCCATCCTCGGCAACCTCATCGCGGGCATCCAGATCGCGTTCACCGATGCGATCCGGGTCGGCGACGTCGTCGTGATCGAGGGCGAGTGGGGCCGGATCGGCGAGATCAACCTCTCCTACGTCACCGTCAACATCTGGGACGAGCGGCGCCTGGTGCTGCCGTGCAGCTATTTCACGACGACCCCGATCGAGACCTGGACCCGGCGCTCCGACAAGATCATGGGCATCGTGCTGATGGACCTGGACTGGCGGGTGCCGATGGATGCCGTGCGCGAGCGCTTCCAGCAGATCATCGACGCCTCGCCCGCCTGGGATCGTCGCAGCTCGAGCGTGGCCGTCACCGGGTCGGAGGGCGGGTTCGTGACCGTGCGCTTCGTGATGTCGGCCAAGGACTCCGACGACCAGTGGACCATCCGCTGCGAGGTGCGCGAGAAGATGATGACCTGGCTGCAGCAGGAGCATCCCGAGGCCCTGCCCCGCACCCGGCTGACCGTGGAGAGCTGA
- a CDS encoding AarF/ABC1/UbiB kinase family protein, which produces MTEPSARTAAGGARYRRILGFAARAFVQVWWYELVLPRLGMASVAERTRGGRMLRLARRFRELAVELGGLMIKVGQFLSSRLDVLPPEITDELAGLQDEVPAVPFEQIRASAEAELGMPLERAFASFDPVPVAAASLGQAHRATLSASDAADTGLDHIVVKVQRPGIDEIVAVDLSALRRVARWAQRVRLVRDRVDAPGLVEEFAETCHEEIDYLHEAASAERFAACFADDPRVAAPAVVWERTTRRVLTLEDVTAIKINDTAALRAAGIDPAEVAKVFADVMLDQVFTHSFVHADPHPGNIFVTPLDASAAPGAGPAWRLTFIDFGMMAEVPDSIRSGLRTLVIAVASRDSHGLVKAAQEIGVLLPSARTAELERALTVLFARFGGMGFHELRDVDPRELNDFGNEFGETMRSLPVQFPERMLLLFRAVSLTSGLCSSLDETFNIWEPVEPYANRLIRDQGAGLLQDLGSQTVTNIGTLWRLPARVDATLDRLDAGALAFDVSSLENRLDRIIRVAFRAVSAVIFGGMLIGGALLLTAAPPLGIVLMSASVVPLLHAVFGRR; this is translated from the coding sequence ATGACGGAGCCTTCCGCGCGCACCGCAGCCGGAGGCGCCCGCTATCGCCGCATCCTCGGCTTCGCGGCCCGCGCGTTCGTGCAGGTGTGGTGGTACGAACTGGTGCTGCCGCGCCTGGGCATGGCATCCGTCGCCGAGCGCACCAGGGGCGGGCGGATGCTGCGCCTGGCGCGGCGCTTCCGTGAACTGGCGGTCGAGCTCGGCGGACTGATGATCAAGGTCGGGCAGTTCCTCTCCTCGCGCCTGGACGTGCTGCCGCCCGAGATCACCGACGAGCTGGCGGGCCTGCAGGACGAAGTTCCGGCCGTGCCGTTCGAGCAGATCCGGGCATCAGCGGAAGCGGAGCTCGGGATGCCGTTGGAGCGCGCCTTCGCATCCTTCGACCCGGTGCCGGTGGCCGCGGCATCCCTCGGCCAGGCGCATCGCGCCACTCTGTCGGCATCCGACGCCGCCGACACCGGACTCGACCACATCGTGGTCAAGGTGCAGCGCCCCGGGATCGACGAGATCGTGGCGGTGGACCTCTCGGCCCTGCGGCGGGTCGCCCGCTGGGCTCAGCGCGTGCGCCTGGTGCGCGACCGCGTGGATGCTCCCGGGCTCGTCGAGGAGTTCGCCGAGACCTGCCACGAGGAGATCGACTACCTGCACGAGGCCGCCAGCGCCGAGCGGTTCGCCGCCTGCTTCGCGGACGATCCGCGCGTGGCCGCGCCCGCGGTGGTGTGGGAGCGCACCACCCGCCGCGTGCTGACCCTCGAAGACGTCACCGCGATCAAGATCAACGACACCGCGGCGCTGCGCGCGGCCGGCATCGACCCCGCCGAGGTCGCGAAAGTGTTCGCCGACGTCATGCTCGACCAGGTGTTCACGCACTCCTTCGTGCACGCCGACCCGCATCCCGGGAACATCTTCGTGACGCCGCTGGACGCGTCTGCCGCCCCTGGGGCAGGCCCGGCATGGCGCCTCACCTTCATCGACTTCGGGATGATGGCCGAGGTGCCCGACAGCATCCGGTCCGGCCTGCGCACCCTCGTGATCGCCGTCGCCTCGCGCGACAGCCACGGGCTCGTGAAGGCCGCACAGGAGATCGGCGTGCTGCTGCCCTCGGCGCGCACCGCCGAACTGGAGCGGGCGCTGACCGTGCTCTTCGCGCGCTTCGGAGGCATGGGCTTCCACGAGCTGCGCGACGTCGACCCGCGCGAACTGAACGACTTCGGCAACGAGTTCGGCGAGACCATGCGATCGCTGCCGGTGCAGTTCCCCGAGCGGATGCTGCTGCTCTTCCGCGCCGTGTCGCTGACCTCCGGTCTGTGCAGCTCGCTGGATGAGACCTTCAACATCTGGGAACCGGTCGAGCCGTACGCGAACCGACTCATCCGCGACCAGGGCGCCGGCCTGCTGCAGGACCTCGGCTCGCAGACCGTCACCAACATCGGCACGCTCTGGCGGCTGCCCGCACGCGTCGACGCCACTCTCGACCGACTGGACGCCGGCGCGCTGGCGTTCGACGTCTCCAGCCTCGAGAACCGGCTCGACCGGATCATCCGGGTCGCCTTCCGCGCCGTGTCGGCCGTGATCTTCGGCGGGATGCTGATCGGCGGCGCGCTGCTGCTCACCGCCGCGCCACCACTGGGCATCGTGCTGATGTCCGCGTCGGTCGTGCCGTTGCTGCACGCGGTGTTCGGGCGGCGTTAG
- a CDS encoding ribonuclease H — MTIIAAADGSALGNPGPNGWAWYIDDDNWAAGGSPHGTNNQGELQAVLELLLATAGTDEKVLIHCDSRYVIDSVTKWMPGWKRRGWRKSDGGPVLNRDLLEGIDEAIRGRDVEFSWVKGHAGHPLNEAADERANAAAKAYQQKQEPRRGPGFASASDGGAALAGAMVLEADSGAQERRVAEPVEAPMPASSPPLWAEASDLLDGLSDPSDSAAHAASAPVEVQLSLSAAEHARLRDRADAQGITLEEALRRLI; from the coding sequence ATGACGATCATCGCCGCCGCAGACGGCTCCGCTCTCGGCAACCCCGGGCCGAACGGCTGGGCCTGGTACATCGACGACGACAACTGGGCGGCAGGCGGCTCCCCGCACGGCACGAACAACCAGGGCGAGCTGCAGGCGGTTCTCGAGCTGCTGCTCGCGACGGCCGGCACCGACGAGAAGGTGCTCATCCACTGCGACAGCCGGTACGTGATCGACTCGGTGACCAAGTGGATGCCGGGATGGAAGCGTCGCGGCTGGCGCAAGTCCGACGGCGGCCCCGTCCTGAACCGCGACCTTCTCGAGGGCATCGACGAGGCGATCCGCGGCCGCGACGTGGAGTTCTCCTGGGTGAAGGGGCACGCCGGGCATCCGCTCAACGAGGCGGCCGATGAGCGCGCGAATGCGGCCGCGAAGGCGTACCAGCAGAAGCAGGAGCCCCGGCGCGGACCGGGGTTCGCCTCGGCATCCGACGGCGGTGCGGCGCTCGCCGGTGCCATGGTTCTGGAAGCTGATTCCGGCGCTCAGGAGAGGCGGGTTGCCGAGCCGGTCGAAGCGCCCATGCCCGCGTCGTCGCCGCCGCTGTGGGCCGAGGCATCCGACCTGCTCGACGGGCTGTCCGACCCTTCGGACTCAGCGGCTCACGCCGCATCGGCTCCGGTCGAGGTGCAGCTGTCCCTCTCCGCCGCCGAGCATGCCCGCCTGCGCGACCGCGCCGACGCCCAGGGGATCACGCTCGAAGAGGCGCTGCGCCGCCTCATCTGA
- a CDS encoding SGNH/GDSL hydrolase family protein: MSAISTRFGRAPHLATDTVLRAGPTGSATAQAAPSPAQRALILVLAVVVALVLAVSAASPASAAGKGGKGGGGGGSNTAVTYSALGDSYAAGQGAGSYLNTSCYVSSKGYPALIDADRKITLNAEPACSGDSSLDVVGRQAPLVPATTTRVTLTVGGNDVGFENVMQNCFVLISASSCSTAIAVGDAMVADGTITGRITAAVNAIRAKAPNARVIVTGYPRLFAPTVTRAYAQQVNVSTTALNSAIRTGADSAGAVYVDVEAAFAGHGIGSSSPWINDWNWLSFSAGFHPNASGYAAYAAQVKTVW, from the coding sequence ATGAGCGCCATATCCACCCGATTCGGCCGCGCTCCGCACCTCGCGACCGACACTGTCCTTCGCGCGGGCCCCACCGGGTCCGCAACGGCACAAGCCGCACCTTCGCCCGCGCAGCGGGCGCTCATCCTGGTCCTCGCCGTCGTGGTCGCACTGGTCCTGGCGGTGAGCGCGGCCTCCCCCGCATCCGCCGCGGGAAAGGGCGGCAAGGGAGGCGGTGGAGGCGGATCGAACACCGCTGTCACCTACTCCGCGCTCGGTGACTCCTATGCCGCCGGCCAGGGCGCGGGCAGCTATCTCAACACCAGCTGCTACGTGAGCTCGAAGGGGTATCCGGCACTGATCGACGCCGACCGCAAGATCACCCTCAACGCCGAGCCCGCATGCTCCGGCGACTCGAGCCTGGACGTCGTCGGCCGGCAGGCGCCGCTCGTCCCCGCCACCACGACCCGCGTCACCCTCACCGTCGGCGGCAACGACGTCGGCTTCGAGAACGTCATGCAGAACTGCTTCGTGCTGATCAGCGCGAGCAGCTGCAGCACGGCGATCGCCGTCGGGGATGCCATGGTCGCCGACGGCACGATCACAGGGCGCATCACCGCGGCCGTGAATGCGATCCGGGCCAAGGCGCCGAACGCCAGAGTCATCGTCACCGGCTACCCGCGGCTGTTCGCTCCCACCGTCACTCGCGCCTACGCGCAGCAGGTGAACGTCAGCACGACCGCGCTGAACAGTGCGATCCGCACCGGGGCGGACTCGGCCGGCGCTGTGTACGTCGACGTCGAGGCGGCGTTCGCCGGCCATGGCATCGGCAGCTCGAGCCCGTGGATCAACGACTGGAACTGGCTGAGCTTCTCGGCCGGGTTCCATCCGAACGCCAGCGGCTACGCGGCATACGCCGCGCAGGTCAAGACGGTCTGGTGA
- a CDS encoding protealysin inhibitor emfourin, translating into MLQYEPPGDGSDAVSDSTDDADHGRIVVAVVRTGGFAGLRRRWRVEPDPEQAPQWVALVERCPWDEQSDAGTDVGADRYVWSIHAVLREQQHERVVPDHELQGAWRELVDAVRDADRSES; encoded by the coding sequence ATGCTTCAGTACGAACCCCCCGGTGACGGATCGGATGCCGTCTCCGACAGCACAGACGATGCGGATCACGGTCGCATCGTCGTAGCGGTGGTGCGCACCGGCGGCTTCGCCGGTCTGCGTCGGCGCTGGCGGGTGGAGCCCGATCCCGAACAGGCGCCGCAGTGGGTCGCGCTGGTCGAGCGCTGCCCGTGGGACGAGCAGTCGGATGCCGGGACGGATGTCGGCGCGGATCGCTACGTGTGGAGCATCCATGCCGTGCTGCGCGAACAGCAGCACGAACGCGTCGTACCCGACCACGAACTGCAGGGCGCGTGGCGCGAACTGGTGGATGCCGTCCGCGACGCCGACCGCAGCGAGAGCTGA
- a CDS encoding nuclear transport factor 2 family protein, producing the protein MTNTTATTPADTAPPSTAPEITAADVTAWVERYLAAWTSNDAEDIAALFTEDGEYHEAPYETDWIGRDEIVDGWQGRWAWQQGGWRFEWTLVSLEGRTAVITGIGHYRKLGDFDNHWTITFSTREQAAAFEMINNERDEEG; encoded by the coding sequence ATGACGAACACGACGGCAACCACACCTGCGGACACCGCGCCTCCGAGCACCGCGCCCGAGATCACCGCCGCCGACGTCACCGCCTGGGTCGAGCGCTATCTCGCCGCCTGGACCTCGAATGACGCCGAGGACATCGCCGCTCTCTTCACCGAGGACGGCGAATATCACGAGGCACCCTACGAGACCGACTGGATCGGCCGCGACGAGATCGTCGACGGCTGGCAGGGCCGCTGGGCCTGGCAGCAGGGCGGCTGGAGGTTCGAGTGGACGCTCGTCTCCCTTGAAGGGCGCACTGCGGTCATCACGGGCATCGGCCACTATCGGAAGCTCGGCGACTTCGACAACCACTGGACGATCACCTTCAGCACGCGGGAGCAGGCCGCGGCCTTCGAGATGATCAACAACGAGCGCGACGAGGAGGGCTAG
- a CDS encoding helix-turn-helix transcriptional regulator: MTSPLGDFLKAQRARVSPVDVGLPNVEGRRVAGLRREEVAVLAGVSVDYYTRLEQGRERTPSAQVVDSICRALRLSPDARNHAYRLARLAPSIQPPAGTVSDDLLQLMDAFPEAAAYVVDPAFHVIAANATATALLGPTQIDAGGLEYIFLDPDARSYFVQWDVVARASVSALRLAAGFASPHPDVPPLIDRLLRGSASFASLWADHTVARLNITYKIIDHPDVGRLELTYQTLDVRDAPGQQLTVATAPAGSASADKLALLGTLDATRRARN; this comes from the coding sequence ATGACCAGCCCGCTCGGTGACTTCCTCAAGGCCCAGCGCGCCCGGGTCTCTCCCGTCGATGTCGGACTGCCGAACGTCGAGGGCCGCCGCGTGGCCGGCCTCCGCCGCGAGGAAGTCGCCGTGCTCGCGGGTGTGAGCGTGGACTACTACACCCGGCTCGAGCAGGGCCGCGAACGCACTCCGTCCGCCCAGGTCGTCGACTCGATCTGCAGAGCTCTGCGCCTGAGTCCGGATGCCCGCAACCACGCGTACCGGCTCGCCCGGCTGGCGCCGAGCATCCAGCCACCCGCCGGCACCGTGTCGGACGACCTCCTTCAGCTGATGGACGCATTTCCCGAAGCCGCCGCCTACGTGGTCGACCCGGCATTCCACGTCATCGCCGCGAACGCGACGGCGACCGCGCTGCTCGGCCCGACACAGATCGACGCCGGCGGTCTGGAGTACATCTTCCTGGACCCCGATGCCCGCTCGTACTTCGTGCAATGGGATGTGGTCGCGCGCGCATCCGTCAGTGCCCTTCGGCTCGCCGCGGGCTTCGCGTCACCGCACCCCGACGTGCCACCGCTGATCGACCGACTGCTTCGCGGGAGCGCCTCGTTCGCCTCGCTCTGGGCCGACCACACGGTCGCCAGACTGAACATCACCTATAAGATCATCGACCACCCCGATGTGGGCCGGCTCGAACTGACCTACCAGACACTCGATGTTCGGGATGCTCCCGGACAGCAACTCACCGTGGCCACCGCACCCGCGGGATCCGCGAGTGCCGACAAGCTCGCGCTCCTCGGCACCCTCGACGCCACCCGACGCGCAAGGAACTGA
- a CDS encoding helix-turn-helix transcriptional regulator: MVVQNELSEAEIDRVFHALATATRRDILRRTIEREQSVSELARDYEMSFAAVQKHVAVLEEARLVIKRAEGRERLVRANPEMIARARALLARYEELWRARIARLDDLLAQPPASRQTEEPHEPVQGD, encoded by the coding sequence ATGGTTGTACAAAATGAACTCAGCGAAGCGGAGATCGACCGTGTGTTCCACGCACTGGCGACGGCGACCCGGCGTGACATCCTGCGCCGGACGATCGAGCGCGAGCAGTCGGTGTCCGAGCTGGCCCGCGACTACGAGATGTCGTTCGCCGCGGTTCAGAAGCACGTCGCCGTCCTCGAAGAGGCACGACTCGTCATCAAGCGCGCCGAGGGACGCGAGCGGCTCGTCCGCGCGAATCCCGAGATGATCGCCCGTGCGCGGGCGCTTCTCGCCCGGTACGAAGAGCTGTGGCGAGCACGCATCGCCCGGCTCGACGACCTGCTGGCTCAGCCGCCGGCATCCCGCCAGACCGAAGAACCCCACGAACCTGTCCAAGGAGACTGA
- a CDS encoding DUF503 domain-containing protein has product MWIGWIEFDILLGDVHSLKEKRSIIRPIIADLSRRTEAAAAEVGAQDLHRRTMIGVSIVATHAGHVGEVLDQAERMLAEQHPEITLLSSRRGLHSSGDD; this is encoded by the coding sequence ATGTGGATCGGATGGATCGAGTTCGACATCCTGCTCGGCGACGTGCACTCGCTCAAGGAGAAGCGCAGCATCATCAGGCCGATCATCGCCGATCTCAGCCGGCGCACCGAGGCCGCCGCTGCCGAGGTCGGCGCGCAGGATCTGCATCGTCGCACGATGATCGGCGTCTCGATCGTGGCGACGCACGCCGGGCACGTCGGCGAGGTTCTGGATCAGGCGGAGCGGATGCTGGCGGAGCAGCATCCCGAGATCACCCTGCTCTCCAGCCGGCGCGGCCTGCACTCCAGCGGCGACGACTGA
- a CDS encoding SRPBCC family protein, with protein sequence MPVNDIITDTENLTMTVIADLAAPIERVWSVYSDPRQLERFWGPPGWPAAFTSWNHEVGGRATYTMHGPRGEAASGYWEFLSIEQPRRFEVIDGFSDEQGEPNTDLPAMRMEFTFEPTEHGTRMRNTSHFASLEALEQVVAMGAVEGTRMAMSQLDAVLQDLREYAQGKGTQVELLDDTHVRITRLVDGPRELVWRAHTEPELIKQWMLGPDGWEMTECIVGNEPGESYRTSWAPVGDTEGEPFGFEGETLLVDAPRRAVQTERMQGMQSPETLNDLNLYEEDGATLVTVLIEYPDRETRDMILATGMADGMEASFQRLEQAVLTV encoded by the coding sequence ATGCCCGTCAACGACATCATCACCGACACCGAGAACCTGACGATGACAGTCATCGCAGATCTCGCCGCCCCGATCGAGCGCGTCTGGAGCGTCTACAGCGACCCGCGTCAGCTCGAGCGCTTCTGGGGCCCTCCGGGCTGGCCCGCCGCGTTCACCTCGTGGAACCACGAGGTCGGCGGACGAGCGACCTACACGATGCACGGCCCGCGCGGTGAGGCGGCATCCGGATACTGGGAGTTCCTCTCGATCGAGCAGCCGCGGCGCTTCGAGGTGATCGACGGCTTCAGCGACGAGCAGGGCGAACCGAACACCGACCTCCCCGCCATGCGCATGGAATTCACGTTCGAGCCGACCGAACACGGCACGCGGATGCGGAACACCAGCCACTTCGCCTCGCTGGAGGCGCTGGAGCAGGTCGTCGCCATGGGCGCCGTCGAGGGGACCCGCATGGCGATGTCGCAGTTGGATGCCGTGCTGCAGGATCTGCGCGAGTACGCCCAGGGCAAGGGCACGCAGGTCGAGTTGCTCGACGACACCCACGTGCGCATCACGCGTCTCGTCGACGGGCCGCGCGAGCTCGTCTGGCGCGCTCACACCGAACCCGAGCTCATCAAGCAGTGGATGCTCGGACCCGACGGCTGGGAGATGACGGAGTGCATCGTCGGCAACGAACCGGGCGAGAGCTACCGCACCTCCTGGGCACCGGTCGGCGACACGGAGGGCGAGCCGTTCGGCTTCGAGGGCGAGACGCTGCTCGTCGACGCTCCGCGCCGCGCGGTGCAGACCGAGCGGATGCAGGGGATGCAGTCGCCGGAGACGCTCAACGACCTCAACCTCTACGAGGAGGACGGCGCCACCCTCGTCACGGTGCTGATCGAGTACCCCGACCGGGAGACCCGCGACATGATCCTCGCCACCGGCATGGCCGACGGCATGGAGGCCTCGTTCCAGCGGCTGGAGCAGGCGGTGCTCACCGTCTGA
- a CDS encoding M4 family metallopeptidase, translating into MSTTAVAETFTHQGIVPGYLLARLAGSSQFTRAAEAARQTLIKGRPEFRAALELSVDKNGDLIADVQAAPTRTIYDAHNTEQLPGTEVRGEDDPAVADAAVNQAYDGLGDTFRMLLEAFERDSLDGKGAPLTATVHYGEKYDNAFWNGSQMVFGDGDGEVFTGFTSSVTVIGHELGHGVIQTTAALEYQGQSGALNESLADVFGSLTEQFALGQTADQASWLIGAGIFTPAVQGRALRDMLNPGTAYDDDELGKDPQPADMAHYVDTTEDNGGVHINSGIPNRAFALAATTIGGHAWEGAGLAWYRALTGGLSSTAGFTEFAEQTITAATEIGATVEMAVRDAWIAVGVIKDASVRTPR; encoded by the coding sequence ATGAGCACCACAGCTGTTGCAGAGACGTTCACCCATCAGGGAATCGTGCCGGGCTATCTGCTGGCGCGGCTGGCCGGTTCGAGCCAGTTCACCCGGGCCGCCGAGGCCGCCAGGCAGACGCTGATCAAGGGCCGCCCGGAATTCCGTGCCGCGCTCGAGCTCTCGGTGGATAAGAACGGCGACCTCATCGCCGATGTGCAGGCCGCGCCCACGCGCACCATCTACGACGCGCACAACACCGAGCAGCTGCCAGGCACCGAGGTGCGCGGCGAAGACGATCCCGCCGTCGCGGATGCCGCGGTGAACCAGGCCTACGACGGTCTCGGCGACACATTCCGGATGCTGCTGGAGGCGTTCGAGCGCGATTCGCTCGACGGCAAGGGTGCGCCGTTGACCGCGACCGTGCACTATGGCGAGAAGTACGACAACGCGTTCTGGAACGGCTCGCAGATGGTGTTCGGCGACGGCGACGGCGAGGTGTTCACGGGCTTCACCAGCTCGGTCACCGTCATCGGCCACGAACTCGGACACGGGGTGATCCAGACCACCGCCGCGCTGGAGTATCAGGGGCAGTCCGGGGCGCTGAACGAGTCGCTCGCCGACGTGTTCGGATCCCTGACCGAGCAGTTCGCGCTGGGACAGACCGCGGATCAGGCGAGCTGGCTGATCGGCGCAGGCATCTTCACCCCGGCCGTGCAGGGCAGGGCGCTGCGCGACATGCTGAACCCGGGCACCGCCTACGACGATGACGAGCTGGGTAAGGATCCGCAGCCCGCCGACATGGCGCACTACGTGGACACGACTGAGGACAACGGCGGTGTGCACATCAACTCCGGCATCCCCAACCGCGCCTTCGCCCTGGCGGCGACGACCATCGGCGGTCACGCCTGGGAGGGGGCAGGGCTGGCCTGGTACCGCGCCCTCACCGGCGGGCTGTCGTCAACCGCCGGATTCACAGAGTTCGCCGAGCAGACCATCACCGCGGCCACCGAGATCGGGGCTACCGTGGAGATGGCGGTCCGCGATGCCTGGATCGCCGTCGGAGTGATCAAGGATGCTTCAGTACGAACCCCCCGGTGA